The Streptomyces europaeiscabiei genome window below encodes:
- a CDS encoding M28 family metallopeptidase yields the protein MNASSKASPRSRRPVAAIAALALATPLLIVSAGTADANSNDSKPAKDAKKLSRKLVRESSTKDAYKHLKALQAIADANGGNRAAGTPGHDKSAEYVYNVLKKAGYKVSYDTFEFAYIETLAEKASVISPAPRDLGIAAMTYTKSTPVGGITAPLAAAAVDATSGCEAGDYAAGAFTGKIALIKRGGCTFAQKQLVASEAGAVGAIIYNNTAGALAGTLGDPASAKIPTAGLSQAEGEALAADVAAGVVTVGFEVRQLQENRTSNNVIAETRGGDADNTVFVGAHLDSVTAGPGINDNGSGSAGILEVAEELAENLKSGKQQPNKVKFAFWSAEELGLIGSESYVERLTEEQREQIKLYLNFDMIASPNHAQFVYDGDDSDGVGAGPGPEGSAQLERDINQFLDSKGEPHEGTDFSGRSDYGPFIAVGIPSGGTFTGAEGIKTENQAAVFGGTAGVAYDACYHAACDGLKNINMKAFGINIGVIANAVGTYTHDLSSLAKPVDSEPTTGGDTSGGGLHSDHDEVAE from the coding sequence GTGAACGCATCATCCAAGGCATCGCCTCGCTCGCGCAGACCCGTCGCGGCCATCGCCGCCCTCGCACTCGCGACACCGCTGCTGATCGTCTCCGCCGGAACGGCCGACGCCAACAGCAACGACAGCAAGCCGGCCAAGGACGCCAAGAAGCTCTCGCGGAAGCTGGTCAGGGAGTCGTCCACGAAGGACGCGTACAAGCACCTGAAGGCGCTGCAGGCGATAGCCGACGCCAACGGCGGCAACCGCGCGGCCGGTACGCCGGGCCACGACAAGTCCGCCGAGTACGTCTACAACGTGCTGAAGAAGGCCGGCTACAAGGTCTCGTACGACACGTTCGAGTTCGCCTACATCGAGACCCTCGCGGAGAAGGCGTCCGTCATCTCGCCGGCGCCGCGCGATCTCGGCATCGCGGCGATGACGTACACCAAGTCGACGCCGGTGGGCGGCATCACGGCCCCGCTGGCGGCCGCCGCGGTGGACGCCACTTCAGGCTGTGAGGCCGGTGACTACGCGGCCGGTGCCTTCACCGGCAAAATCGCCCTGATCAAGCGCGGCGGCTGCACCTTCGCGCAGAAGCAGCTCGTCGCCTCCGAGGCGGGCGCCGTCGGCGCGATCATCTACAACAACACCGCGGGTGCCCTCGCCGGCACCCTCGGCGACCCGGCGAGCGCGAAGATCCCGACTGCCGGCCTCAGCCAGGCCGAGGGCGAGGCCCTCGCCGCCGATGTCGCGGCGGGCGTGGTCACGGTCGGCTTCGAGGTGCGCCAGCTCCAGGAGAACCGCACGTCGAACAACGTCATAGCGGAGACCCGCGGCGGTGACGCGGACAACACCGTGTTCGTCGGTGCCCACCTCGACTCGGTCACCGCGGGCCCCGGCATCAACGACAACGGTTCCGGCTCGGCCGGCATCCTCGAGGTCGCCGAGGAGCTCGCCGAGAACCTCAAGTCGGGCAAGCAGCAGCCCAACAAGGTGAAGTTCGCCTTCTGGTCGGCCGAGGAGCTCGGCCTGATCGGCTCCGAGTCGTACGTCGAGCGGCTCACCGAAGAGCAGCGCGAGCAGATCAAGCTCTATCTGAACTTCGACATGATCGCCTCCCCGAACCACGCCCAGTTCGTGTACGACGGCGACGACTCGGACGGTGTGGGCGCGGGCCCCGGCCCCGAGGGCTCGGCCCAGCTCGAACGTGACATCAACCAGTTCCTCGACTCCAAGGGCGAGCCGCACGAGGGCACCGACTTCTCCGGCCGCTCCGACTACGGGCCGTTCATCGCGGTCGGTATCCCCTCCGGCGGCACCTTCACCGGCGCCGAAGGCATCAAGACCGAGAACCAGGCCGCGGTGTTCGGCGGCACCGCCGGCGTCGCCTACGACGCGTGCTACCACGCCGCGTGCGACGGTCTGAAGAACATCAACATGAAGGCGTTCGGCATCAACATCGGTGTCATCGCCAACGCGGTGGGCACCTACACCCACGACCTGAGCTCGCTCGCCAAGCCGGTCGACTCCGAGCCCACCACGGGCGGCGACACCAGCGGCGGCGGCCTCCACTCCGACCACGACGAGGTCGCGGAGTAA
- a CDS encoding deoxyguanosinetriphosphate triphosphohydrolase, giving the protein MEGTAPPSYDAPADYDPPSAERYAPEPDKRPGRTAFQRDRARVLHSSALRRLAGKTQVVTPGTRNIAWDSSPRTRLTHSLECAQVGRELGAALGCDPDLVEAACLSHDLGHPPFGHNGEQALNEFAEDCGGFEGNAQSLRLLTRIEPKRFVRSETTGELVSVGLNLTRAALDAATKYPWPRGAHPTDRKSPKFGVYDDDRPVFDWVRKDAPGTSTTFEAQVMDWSDDVAYSVHDVEDGLHAGHIDPNCLHAEPERQAVFEVARGRYVPADTDPAELAEALDRLLDQEWWPHGYDGTAVAQARLKDATSQLIGRFCLAAEGATRQAYGTGPLTRYSAELVVPHETRLECAVLKAVADRYVMQRAEQERLRADQRIVVAELAEALTARAPDGLEPQFRALFDQAPDDRARKRVIVDQIASLTDASARSLHVRLAGRS; this is encoded by the coding sequence ATGGAAGGCACCGCACCCCCCAGCTACGACGCCCCGGCCGACTACGACCCGCCCTCCGCGGAGCGCTACGCCCCGGAACCCGACAAACGCCCCGGCCGCACCGCCTTCCAACGCGACCGTGCCCGTGTACTCCACTCCTCGGCCCTGCGCAGACTCGCCGGCAAGACCCAGGTCGTCACACCCGGCACGCGCAACATCGCCTGGGACTCCAGCCCCCGCACCCGCCTCACCCACTCCCTGGAGTGCGCCCAGGTCGGCCGCGAGCTGGGCGCGGCCCTCGGCTGCGACCCGGACCTCGTCGAGGCCGCCTGCCTCTCCCACGACCTCGGCCACCCTCCCTTCGGTCACAACGGCGAACAGGCACTGAACGAGTTCGCCGAGGACTGCGGCGGCTTCGAGGGCAATGCCCAGTCCCTGCGCCTGCTGACGAGGATCGAACCCAAACGCTTCGTACGGTCGGAGACCACCGGCGAACTCGTCAGCGTCGGCCTCAACCTCACCCGCGCCGCCCTGGACGCCGCCACCAAGTACCCCTGGCCGCGCGGCGCCCACCCCACCGACCGGAAGTCCCCCAAGTTCGGCGTCTACGACGACGACCGCCCGGTGTTCGACTGGGTTCGCAAGGACGCCCCCGGCACCAGCACCACCTTCGAGGCCCAGGTCATGGACTGGTCGGACGACGTGGCGTACTCCGTGCACGATGTCGAGGACGGCCTCCACGCGGGCCACATCGACCCCAACTGCCTCCACGCCGAGCCCGAACGGCAGGCGGTGTTCGAGGTCGCGCGCGGCCGGTACGTGCCCGCCGACACCGACCCGGCCGAACTCGCCGAGGCCCTCGACCGCCTCCTCGACCAGGAGTGGTGGCCGCACGGCTACGACGGAACGGCCGTCGCCCAGGCCCGTCTGAAGGACGCCACCAGCCAGCTCATCGGCCGCTTCTGCCTCGCCGCCGAGGGTGCCACCCGGCAGGCGTACGGCACCGGCCCCCTCACCCGGTACAGCGCCGAACTGGTCGTCCCGCACGAGACGCGCCTGGAGTGCGCGGTCCTCAAGGCCGTCGCCGACCGCTATGTGATGCAGCGGGCCGAGCAGGAGCGGCTCCGCGCGGACCAGCGGATCGTGGTCGCGGAGCTGGCCGAGGCGCTCACCGCCCGCGCCCCGGACGGGCTGGAGCCCCAGTTCCGCGCGCTCTTCGACCAGGCACCCGACGACCGCGCCCGCAAGCGCGTGATCGTCGACCAGATCGCGTCCCTCACCGACGCCTCGGCACGCTCCCTTCACGTGCGTCTGGCGGGGCGTTCCTGA
- a CDS encoding sirohydrochlorin chelatase yields the protein MTATTSKSNADLDSTAHIMNLISDQLASQLSLVSRNGTRRQAPPALVLVAHGSRDPRALATVRTLMDRVREQRPGLAVHLGHIELNEPLLPDTLAALGDREAVLVPLLLSRGYHVKQDIPEMAAAAEARTRLAAPLGPHPLLVDALHTRLVEAGWRTRLNDATRRTGAVILAAAGSRDPEAAEDTGRTAQLLADRLGVPVVPAYASAAAPTVADAVRTLTALGRTRIAMASYFTAPGRFARECAEAAPWIAAAPLGAHPTMARLVLHRYDESLATGARTLPALASA from the coding sequence ATGACGGCGACGACGAGCAAGTCGAACGCGGACCTCGACAGTACGGCGCACATCATGAACCTGATCAGTGACCAGCTGGCCTCCCAGCTCAGCCTCGTCTCCCGCAACGGAACCCGGCGCCAGGCCCCGCCCGCGCTGGTCCTCGTGGCGCACGGCAGCCGCGACCCGCGCGCCCTGGCGACCGTACGCACCCTCATGGACCGCGTCCGCGAGCAGCGCCCCGGCCTGGCCGTGCACCTCGGCCACATCGAGCTGAACGAGCCCCTGCTCCCCGACACCCTCGCCGCACTCGGCGACCGGGAAGCCGTCCTCGTCCCCCTCCTCCTCAGCCGCGGCTACCACGTCAAGCAGGACATCCCCGAGATGGCCGCGGCCGCCGAGGCCCGCACCCGCCTGGCCGCCCCTCTCGGCCCGCACCCCCTCCTCGTGGACGCCCTGCACACCCGCCTCGTCGAGGCCGGATGGCGCACGCGGCTGAACGACGCCACCCGCCGCACCGGCGCCGTGATCCTCGCCGCCGCCGGCTCCCGCGACCCCGAGGCGGCCGAGGACACCGGCCGCACGGCCCAACTCCTCGCCGACCGCCTCGGCGTCCCGGTCGTCCCGGCCTACGCATCGGCCGCCGCCCCCACCGTCGCCGACGCAGTCCGCACCCTCACCGCCCTGGGCCGCACCCGCATAGCCATGGCCTCCTACTTCACCGCCCCCGGCCGCTTCGCCAGGGAGTGCGCGGAGGCCGCCCCTTGGATCGCCGCGGCCCCCTTGGGCGCCCACCCGACGATGGCTCGCCTGGTCCTGCACCGCTACGACGAGTCCCTGGCAACCGGGGCCAGGACGCTGCCCGCGCTGGCGTCGGCATAG
- a CDS encoding SanA/YdcF family protein, with translation MLLCTLALLPSTWMFTAADDRLRTTADVPRTEVAMVFGAGLWQGEPSPYLARRLDAAAELYRSGRIKVVLVTGDNSREEYDEPDAMRGYLTDHGVPDDRIVSDYAGFDTWDSCVRARKIFGVDRAVLISQGFHIRRAVALCQEAGVESYGVGVQDRHDGTWYYGATRELFAAGKASLDALFEPDPRFLGPEETGVSKALASAG, from the coding sequence ATGCTGCTGTGCACGCTGGCGCTGCTCCCCTCGACCTGGATGTTCACGGCGGCCGACGACCGACTGCGGACCACGGCCGACGTGCCGCGCACCGAGGTCGCGATGGTCTTCGGCGCGGGGCTGTGGCAGGGCGAGCCGTCCCCGTATCTCGCGCGCCGGCTGGACGCGGCGGCCGAGCTGTACCGGTCGGGCCGGATCAAGGTGGTGCTGGTCACCGGGGACAACAGCCGCGAGGAGTACGACGAGCCGGACGCGATGCGCGGCTACCTCACCGACCACGGCGTGCCCGACGACCGCATCGTCAGTGACTACGCCGGGTTCGACACCTGGGACTCCTGCGTCCGCGCCAGGAAGATCTTCGGCGTGGACCGCGCGGTGCTCATCAGCCAGGGCTTCCACATACGCCGGGCGGTCGCGCTGTGCCAGGAGGCGGGCGTCGAGTCGTACGGCGTCGGGGTGCAGGACCGACACGACGGGACCTGGTACTACGGGGCCACCCGTGAGCTGTTCGCGGCGGGCAAGGCCTCCCTGGACGCGCTCTTCGAGCCGGACCCCCGCTTCCTCGGTCCTGAGGAAACGGGGGTCTCGAAGGCGCTCGCGTCGGCCGGCTGA
- a CDS encoding GNAT family N-acetyltransferase — translation MEIRLTTDEDFDVFIDTVHTAFGYFPETPVEGGGLWWSALETDRCLLALTADGRPVGTAAAHSFELTLPGETIVPASGVTAVGVLPSHRRQGVLSAMMRHQLAELRAREEFLSVLLASEATIYGRFGYGPATCTARLTVPRHKAALAVPRARAVAGAPTAGSDNGSVEVLRRAECGEILEEVYDRYRRAQPGALSRPHRWWALRAGQPPISPAPRYVAVHRDTDGVPDGYASYSIESGTLTVDETITTDDAVFTALARFVLGHDLVSQVVFKQVPHEHPLRWQLADFRAGEVSGDMDWLWVRLLDVPRALTARGWFMDGELVLDVEDPFLGEHGRYLLTVRDGKADCVPTDREPDLSLDVRDLGSVYLGGTAPSTLVRAGHIRAHRPGAATLADALFRAERPPHCLHWF, via the coding sequence ATGGAGATCCGTTTGACGACCGATGAGGACTTTGACGTCTTCATCGACACAGTCCATACCGCGTTCGGGTACTTCCCGGAAACCCCGGTCGAAGGCGGCGGGCTCTGGTGGTCGGCGCTCGAAACGGACCGCTGCCTGCTCGCCCTGACGGCGGACGGGCGGCCCGTCGGCACCGCCGCCGCACACTCCTTCGAGCTCACCCTGCCCGGCGAGACCATCGTCCCGGCCTCCGGGGTGACCGCCGTCGGCGTCCTGCCCTCGCACCGGCGCCAAGGCGTGCTCAGCGCGATGATGCGGCATCAGCTCGCCGAGTTGCGGGCCCGTGAGGAGTTCCTCTCCGTACTGCTGGCCTCCGAGGCCACGATCTACGGCAGGTTCGGCTACGGACCGGCGACCTGCACGGCGCGGCTGACGGTGCCGCGCCACAAGGCCGCCCTCGCCGTTCCCCGGGCGCGCGCGGTGGCCGGCGCGCCGACGGCCGGCTCGGACAACGGCTCGGTCGAGGTGCTGCGGCGTGCCGAGTGCGGCGAGATCCTGGAAGAGGTCTACGACCGGTATCGCCGCGCACAGCCCGGCGCGCTGTCCCGGCCGCACCGCTGGTGGGCCCTGCGCGCGGGGCAGCCCCCGATCTCGCCGGCGCCGCGCTATGTCGCCGTTCACCGTGACACCGACGGCGTCCCGGACGGGTACGCCAGCTACTCGATCGAGTCCGGCACCCTGACGGTCGACGAGACCATCACCACCGACGACGCCGTCTTCACGGCCCTGGCCCGGTTCGTACTCGGACACGACCTGGTCTCTCAGGTCGTGTTCAAGCAGGTCCCGCACGAGCACCCGCTGCGCTGGCAGCTCGCGGACTTCCGCGCCGGCGAGGTGAGCGGCGACATGGACTGGCTCTGGGTGCGGCTGCTGGACGTCCCGCGTGCTCTGACGGCGCGCGGCTGGTTCATGGACGGCGAACTCGTCCTCGACGTCGAGGACCCGTTCCTCGGCGAGCACGGCCGCTACCTGCTGACCGTCCGGGACGGCAAGGCCGACTGCGTTCCGACGGACCGGGAGCCCGACCTGTCCCTGGACGTGCGCGACCTGGGTTCGGTCTACCTCGGCGGCACCGCCCCGAGCACGCTTGTGCGTGCCGGACACATCCGGGCCCACCGCCCGGGTGCGGCCACCCTCGCCGACGCCCTCTTCCGCGCCGAGCGGCCCCCGCACTGCCTGCACTGGTTCTGA
- a CDS encoding molybdopterin oxidoreductase family protein: MQNSATPTHCPYCALQCGMNLTPGADGSDGVVVVTERADFPVNRGALCGKGRTAPAVLSSRVRLTSPLVRRAGVLEPASWDEALDRIAEGLTRTRTEHGPDACGVFGGGGLTNEKAYALGKFARVVLGTSQIDYNGRFCMSSAAAAGMKAFGLDRGLPFPLEDIPKTGCVVLVGSNLAETMPPALRYLTELKENGGKLIVIDPRRTRTAEQADLHLSPRPGSDLALALGLLHLIVAEGRTDEEYIRERTSGWEEARAAAMAHWPEYVERITGVSVPELREAVRLFCEPEHAMVLTARGPEQQSKGTDTVGAWINLTLATGRAGRPLSGYGCLTGQGNGQGGREHGQKADQLPGYRKLVDPEARRHVAEVWGVDPDSLPGPGRSAYELLDALGGDIKSLLLMGSNPVVSAPRAAHIEERIKSLDFLAVCDVVLSETAALADVVLPVTQWAEETGTTTNLEGRVLLRRQAITPPDGVRSDLEVMHELADRLGVEKGFATDPEEVFEELRRASAGGLADYSGITYRRLAEENGVFWPCPTPVIDADSVPSTDAPPVPPTEVHPGTPRLFLDRFATEDGRAWFVPVTHRAAAEEPDAEYPVLLTTGRVVAQYQSGAQTRRVDELNAAAPGPFVELHPRLAERLGAAEGDPLAVVSRRGRAVAPARITTAIRPDTVFMPFHWPGEGRANTLTNPALDPTSRMPEFKTCAVRVETLGK; encoded by the coding sequence ATGCAGAACTCCGCGACGCCCACCCACTGCCCGTACTGCGCCCTGCAGTGCGGAATGAACCTGACGCCCGGTGCGGACGGGTCCGACGGTGTCGTAGTGGTGACGGAGCGCGCGGACTTCCCGGTGAACCGGGGAGCGCTGTGCGGCAAGGGCCGTACGGCGCCGGCGGTGCTCTCGTCCCGGGTCAGGCTGACCAGTCCCTTGGTCAGAAGGGCGGGCGTCCTGGAACCCGCCTCCTGGGACGAGGCACTCGACCGGATCGCGGAGGGGCTCACCCGCACGCGTACGGAACATGGTCCGGACGCGTGCGGCGTGTTCGGCGGCGGCGGGCTCACGAACGAGAAGGCCTACGCGCTCGGCAAGTTCGCGCGGGTGGTGCTCGGCACCTCGCAGATCGACTACAACGGCCGTTTCTGCATGTCATCGGCGGCAGCCGCCGGGATGAAGGCATTCGGGCTCGACCGGGGTCTGCCGTTCCCGCTGGAGGACATCCCGAAGACCGGGTGTGTCGTCCTCGTCGGCTCCAATCTCGCGGAGACCATGCCGCCGGCGCTGCGCTATCTCACCGAGCTGAAGGAGAACGGCGGCAAGCTGATCGTCATCGATCCGCGCCGCACCCGTACGGCCGAACAGGCCGACCTGCATCTGTCCCCGCGCCCCGGCAGCGATCTCGCCCTGGCCCTCGGCCTGTTGCACCTGATCGTGGCCGAGGGGCGGACGGACGAGGAGTACATCCGCGAGCGGACGAGCGGATGGGAGGAGGCCCGGGCGGCGGCCATGGCGCACTGGCCGGAGTACGTGGAACGGATCACGGGGGTGTCCGTTCCCGAACTCCGCGAGGCGGTACGGCTGTTCTGCGAGCCGGAGCACGCGATGGTGCTCACCGCGCGCGGGCCCGAGCAGCAGTCCAAGGGCACGGACACCGTCGGCGCGTGGATCAACCTCACGCTGGCGACGGGCCGGGCCGGACGGCCGCTGTCCGGGTACGGCTGCCTCACCGGGCAGGGCAACGGGCAGGGCGGACGTGAGCACGGCCAGAAGGCCGACCAGCTGCCCGGCTACCGCAAGCTGGTCGACCCCGAGGCCCGGCGGCACGTCGCCGAGGTCTGGGGCGTGGACCCGGACAGCCTGCCCGGACCGGGCCGCAGCGCGTACGAGTTGCTGGACGCGCTCGGCGGCGACATCAAGTCGCTGCTGCTGATGGGCTCCAACCCGGTGGTGTCGGCGCCGCGTGCCGCGCACATCGAGGAGCGGATCAAGTCTCTGGACTTCCTGGCCGTGTGCGATGTCGTGCTGTCGGAGACGGCGGCGCTCGCGGACGTCGTGCTGCCGGTGACGCAGTGGGCGGAGGAGACCGGCACGACGACCAATCTGGAGGGCCGGGTGCTGCTGCGGCGGCAGGCGATCACCCCGCCCGACGGCGTCCGCAGCGACCTGGAGGTCATGCACGAGCTGGCCGACCGGCTGGGCGTGGAGAAGGGTTTCGCGACCGACCCCGAGGAGGTCTTCGAGGAGCTGCGCCGGGCCAGCGCGGGTGGGCTCGCCGACTACTCGGGGATCACCTACCGGCGGCTGGCGGAGGAGAACGGGGTGTTCTGGCCCTGCCCGACGCCGGTCATCGACGCCGACTCCGTCCCGTCCACCGACGCGCCCCCCGTCCCGCCCACCGAGGTGCACCCCGGCACCCCGCGCCTCTTCCTCGACCGGTTCGCCACGGAGGACGGCCGGGCGTGGTTCGTGCCCGTGACGCACCGGGCGGCGGCAGAGGAGCCGGACGCCGAGTACCCGGTGCTGCTCACCACCGGACGCGTGGTCGCCCAGTACCAGTCGGGCGCCCAGACCCGGCGGGTCGACGAGCTGAACGCCGCCGCGCCCGGCCCGTTCGTGGAACTGCACCCCCGGCTGGCCGAGCGGCTCGGCGCGGCGGAGGGCGACCCGTTGGCCGTGGTCTCGCGGCGGGGGCGTGCCGTGGCCCCGGCCCGCATCACGACCGCCATCCGCCCCGACACGGTCTTCATGCCGTTCCACTGGCCGGGCGAGGGCCGCGCCAACACCCTCACCAACCCCGCCCTCGACCCCACCTCCCGCATGCCGGAGTTCAAGACGTGCGCGGTACGGGTGGAGACGTTGGGGAAGTGA